The Miscanthus floridulus cultivar M001 chromosome 17, ASM1932011v1, whole genome shotgun sequence genome has a window encoding:
- the LOC136515864 gene encoding uncharacterized protein produces the protein MTDSARAWSELPINADKEAQAFFRASTYTELGDGSNSLFWDDRWLHQTAPADIAPNQLQMVSRRIRSTMTVRQGLSNRQWTRAISGSMTTAAIAEFLDLWEATAEVTLREQPDRTVWRWTPDGNYSAKSAYKMLHSGSIPFRGHALIWKTWAPLKVKIFFGYRSGGDTGRMTAAQGTSSRPGKNAISATRHQR, from the coding sequence ATGACAGACAGCGCACGAGCCTGGAGCGAACTGCCAATCAACGCGGACAAGGAGGCCCAAGCGTTTTTCAGAGCGTCCACGTACACTGAGCTTGGGGACGGCTCCAACTCGCTGTTCTGGGACGATCGATGGCTTCACCAGACAGCGCCGGCAGACATTGCTCCCAACCAACTGCAGATGGTCTCCAGAAGGATTAGATCAACCATGACGGTGCGCCAGGGGCTATCCAACAGGCAGTGGACGCGGGCCATCTCGGGCAGCATGACCACGGCAGCCATCGCAGAATTCCTGGACCTTTGGGAAGCCACGGCGGAAGTGACATTACGGGAGCAACCGGACAGGACAGTTTGGCGATGGACCCCGGACGGCAACTATAGCGCCAAATCAGCATACAAGATGCTACACTCCGGTTCAATCCCGTTCCGTGGCCACGCGCTTATCTGGAAGACTTGGGCGCCGTTGAAGGTAAAGATCTTCTTTGGCTATCGTTCCGGAGGCGACACTGGACGAATGACCGCCGCGCAAGGCACTTCCTCGAGGCCAGGGAAGAATGCTATCTCTGCGACCAGGCACCAGAGATGA
- the LOC136517161 gene encoding putative laccase-11, translating to MAGGRRRLSPACLFLAVALVVLVALPELAAARTRRYTFNVTMATVTRLCVTKSIPAVNGRFPGPRIVVREGDRLVVQVHNNINSNVTFHWHGVRQLRSGWSDGPSSYITQCPIRPGQSYAYDFRVVGQRGTLWWHAHFSWLRATLYGPLLILPPRGVPYPFPKPDREVPLMLGEWFNADPEAVIKQALQTGGGPNVSDAYTFNGLPGPTYNCSAASDTFKLRVKPGRTYMLRLVNAALNDELFFAVASHTLTVVQADASYVKPFTADTLVISPGQTMDVLLTAAASPSSPAFAIAVAPYTNTVGTFDNTTAIAVLEYDGAPQQSALRNLPPPALPLYNDTGAVANFSAKFRSLASAQYPALVPRTVDRRFFFAVGLGADPCQSRVNGTCQGPNGTRFAASMNNVSFTMPRTSLLQAHYQRRYSGVLTANFPAVPPVPFNYTGTPPNNTFVTHGTRVVPLNFNTTVEVVLQDTSILGAESHPLHLHGYDFFVVGQGFGNYDANNDTDKYNLVDPVQRNTISVPTAGWVAIRFVTDNPGVWIMHCHLDVHLSWGLAMAWLVNDGPLPNQKLLPPPSDIPRC from the exons ATGGCCGGCGGTCGTCGTCGTCTCTCCCCTGCGTGCCTCTTTCTCGCCGTCGCCCTCGTGGTCCTCGTCGCCTTGCCGGAGCTCGCCGCAGCCCGCACCCGCCGCTACACGTTCAAT gtgacgatggcaacggtgacgCGGCTGTGCGTGACGAAGAGCATCCCCGCGGTGAACGGGCGGTTCCCGGGGCCGAGGATCGTCGTGCGCGAGGGCGACCGCCTCGTGGTGCAGGTCCACAACAACATCAACAGCAACGTAACGTTCCACTG GCACGGAGTCCGGCAGCTGCGCAGCGGGTGGTCGGACGGGCCGTCGTCGTACATCACGCAGTGCCCGATCCGGCCCGGGCAGAGCTACGCCTACGACTTCCGCGTCGTGGGGCAGCGCGGCACGCTGTGGTGGCACGCGCACTTCTCCTGGCTCCGCGCCACGCTCTACGGCCCGCTCCTCATCCTCCCACCGCGCGGCGTCCCCTACCCGTTCCCAAAGCCCGACAGAGAAGTCCCCCTCATGCTCGGTGAGTGGTTCAACGCGGACCCGGAGGCCGTGATCAAGCAGGCGCTGCAGACGGGCGGGGGGCCGAACGTCTCCGACGCCTACACCTTCAACGGCCTGCCAGGCCCAACCTACAACTGCTCCGCCGCCAGCGACACGTTCAAGCTGAGGGTGAAGCCGGGGCGGACGTACATGCTGCGGCTCGTGAACGCGGCGCTCAACGACGAGCTCTTCTTCGCGGTGGCCAGCCACACGCTGACGGTGGTGCAGGCGGACGCCAGCTACGTCAAGCCGTTCACGGCCGACACGCTGGTCATCTCGCCGGGGCAGACCATGGACGTGCTCctcaccgccgccgccagcccTTCCTCGCCGGccttcgccatcgccgtcgcgcCCTACACCAACACCGTCGGCACGTTCGACAACACCACCGCCATCGCCGTCCTCGAGTACGACGGCGCGCCGCAGCAGAGCGCGCTCCGGAACCTCCCGCCCCCCGCGCTGCCGCTGTACAACGACACGGGCGCGGTGGCCAACTTCTCGGCTAAGTTCCGGAGCCTCGCGAGCGCGCAGTACCCGGCGCTGGTGCCGCGGACGGTGGACCGCAGGTTCTTCTTCGCCGTCGGGCTCGGCGCGGACCCGTGCCAGAGCCGGGTGAACGGGACGTGCCAGGGCCCCAACGGCACCCGGTTCGCGGCGTCCATGAACAACGTGTCCTTCACCATGCCCAGGACCTCGCTCCTCCAGGCGCACTACCAGCGGCGGTACAGCGGCGTGCTCACGGCCAACTTCCCCGCGGTGCCGCCGGTGCCGTTCAACTACACCGGCACGCCGCCCAACAACACGTTCGTCACGCACGGCACCAGGGTGGTGCCGCTCAACTTCAACACCACCGTCGAGGTGGTGCTGCAGGACACCAGCATCCTGGGCGCCGAGAGCCACCCGCTGCACTTGCACGGCTACGATTTCTTCGTCGTCGGCCAGGGATTCGGCAACTACGACGCCAACAACGACACCGACAAGTACAACCTCGTCGACCCGGTGCAGCGCAATACCATCAGCGTGCCCACCGCCGGCTGGGTCGCCATCCGCTTCGTTACCGACAACCCCGGCGTGTGGATCATGCATTGCCACCTGGACGTGCACCTGAGCTGGGGTCTGGCAATGGCGTGGCTCGTCAACGACGGGCCGCTGCCGAACCAGAAGCTGCTGCCTCCGCCGTCCGATATCCCCAGGTGTTGA
- the LOC136515865 gene encoding uncharacterized protein produces the protein MSIENRSWMYEGWNDNGCHSQEWVQKTNVFLDHAFSLVLDSRKFGVLCPCSDCDNRVRRRRPIMSLHLCKRGFTPGYTIWTKHGEKPFSEPTLENANDTADGLDEMLADIGDAMHTVSAEDEPPADAKAFYAMLEASQEPVHNYTSVAQLTAVARLMAVKSQHNLGVKCINKILNLFDDVLPENHKMPKTFYECTTLLKGLKMPYVKIDACENNCMIYYGEDINKEKCDFCGESRYVVVEPSTWRTRKPIPRKVLRYLPFIPRLQRLYMEPKTAKHMRWHKEGRHDNSNVMVHPSDAEAWTHFNTVCPEFAAEARNVRIAMATDGFNPFGFGKSKYSCCPVFMIPLN, from the coding sequence ATGTCAATAGAAAACCGTAGTTGGATGTATGAAGGGTGGAATGACAATGGTTGTCATTCACAGGAGTGGGTGCAGAAGACAAATGTTTTTCTAGACCATGCTTTTAGTCTTGTTCTTGATTCTCGAAAATTTGGAGTACTTTGCCCATGTTCAGATTGCGACAATAGAGTTAGACGAAGGAGACCTATCATGAGCTTGCATTTGTGTAAAAGAGGTTTTACACCTGGGTATACTATTTGGACTAAACATGGAGAGAAACCTTTTAGTGAGCCCACATTGGAGAATGCCAATGATACTGCTGATGGTTTAGATGAAATGTTAGCTGATATTGGCGATGCAATGCATACTGTTAGTGCTGAAGATGAACCCCCGGCTGATGCAAAGGCATTTTATGCCATGTTGGAAGCTTCACAAGAGCCCGTACATAACTACACTAGTGTTGCACAGCTAACCGCAGTTGCTCGGTTAATGGCAGTTAAATCACAACATAACCTTGGTGTAAAATGCATTAATAAAATATTGAATCTATTTGATGATGTCCTGCCTGAGAACCATAAAATGCCAAAAACATTTTATGAGTGCACAACTCTTCTCAAAGGTCTAAAAATGCCATATGTTAAGATAGATGCTTGTGAAAACAATTGTATGATATACTACGGAGAAGATATAAATAAGGAAAAATGTGATTTCTGTGGGGAAAGCCGATATGTAGTTGTTGAGCCATCAACTTGGCGTACGCGAAAGCCAATACCACGTAAGGTTCTACGTTATCTTCCATTCATACCAAGGTTGCAGCGGCTGTACATGGAGCCCAAAACCGCAAAGCACATGCGGTGGCACAAGGAGGGTAGGCATGACAACTCAAATGTTATGGTCCACCCATCTGATGCTGAGGCTTGGACACATTTCAATACAGTCTGCCCAGAGTTTGCAGCGGAGGCTAGGAATGTTCGTATTGCTATGGCAACAGAtggcttcaatccatttggatttgGAAAATCTAAATATTCTTGTTGTCCAGTTTTCATGATTCCTTTGAACTAG